The following are encoded together in the Oncorhynchus gorbuscha isolate QuinsamMale2020 ecotype Even-year linkage group LG03, OgorEven_v1.0, whole genome shotgun sequence genome:
- the LOC124030930 gene encoding E3 ubiquitin-protein ligase NRDP1-like isoform X1: protein MGYDVTRFQGEVDEDLLCPICSGVLEEPVQAPHCEHAFCNACITQWFSQQQICPVDRSVVTLAHLRPVPRIMRNMLSKLQITCDNAGFGCTAVLRLDQLQSHLRDCQHNPKRPFQCEQGCGLEMPKDEVSSHNCIKHLRSVVQQQQGKVTDLDKTAAEHKHQLAEQKRDIQLLKAYMRAIRSANPNLQNLEETIEYNEILEWVNSLQPVRVTRWGGMISTPDAVLQAVIKRSLIDSGCPLSIVNDLIENAHERNWPAGLATLETRQMNRRYYENYVAKRIPGKQAVVVMACENQHMDLVHPRDAELIRNALVHPRDAELIRNALVHPRDAELIRNALVHPRDAELIRNALVHPRDAELIRNVTSGRSSRWTVKTWNFLLV, encoded by the exons CTGCGAGCACGCCTTCTGCAATGCCTGCATCACCCAGTGGTTCTCCCAGCAGCAGATATGCCCCGTGGACCGCAGCGTGGTGACGCTGGCCCACCTGCGCCCCGTGCCCCGCATCATGCGCAACATGCTGTCCAAGCTGCAGATCACCTGCGACAATGCTGGCTTCGGTTGCACCGCCGTGCTGCGCCTCGACCAGCTGCAGTCGCACCTCAGGGACTGCCAGCACAACCCCAAGAGGCCCTTCCAGTGCGAGCAGGGCTGTGG ACTGGAGATGCCTAAAGACGAAGTGTCCAGCCACAACTGCATCAAACACCTGCGCAGCGTGGTGCAGCAACAGCAGGGCAAGGTCACCGACCTGGACAAGACTGCTGCTGAACACAAGCACCAGCTAGCAGAGcag aAACGGGACATCCAGCTGTTGAAGGCATACATGAGAGCCATCCGCAGTGCCAACCCAAACCTGCAGAACCTCGAAGAGACCATTGAGTACAATGAGATCCTGGA GTGGGTGAACTCCCTCCAGCCAGTGCGCGTCACCCGCTGGGGCGGTATGATCTCGACACCGGACGCTGTCCTCCAGGCGGTCATCAAGCGCTCACTCATTGACAGTGGCTGCCCGCTTTCCATCGTCAACGACCTGATCGAGAACGCCCACGAGAGGAACTGGCCCGCCGGCCTGGCCACGCTGGAGACGCGGCAGATGAACCGGCGCTACTATGAGAATTACGTGGCCAAGCGTATCCCCGGGAAACAAGCAGTGGTGGTGATGGCCTGTGAGAACCAGCATATGG ACCTTGTTCATCCTCGCGATGCGGAGCTAATCAGGAATGCCCTTGTTCATCCTCGGGATGCGGAGCTAATCAGGAATGCCCTTGTTCATCCTCGGGATGCGGAGCTAATCAGGAATGCCCTTGTTCATCCTCGGGATGCGGAGCTAATCAGGAATGCCCTTGTTCATCCTCGGGATGCGGAGCTAATCAGGAATGTCACTTCTGGTAGGAGTAGTAGATGGACAGTGAAGACTTGGAACTTTCTTTTGGTTTGA
- the LOC124030930 gene encoding E3 ubiquitin-protein ligase NRDP1-like isoform X3, giving the protein MRNMLSKLQITCDNAGFGCTAVLRLDQLQSHLRDCQHNPKRPFQCEQGCGLEMPKDEVSSHNCIKHLRSVVQQQQGKVTDLDKTAAEHKHQLAEQKRDIQLLKAYMRAIRSANPNLQNLEETIEYNEILEWVNSLQPVRVTRWGGMISTPDAVLQAVIKRSLIDSGCPLSIVNDLIENAHERNWPAGLATLETRQMNRRYYENYVAKRIPGKQAVVVMACENQHMDLVHPRDAELIRNALVHPRDAELIRNALVHPRDAELIRNALVHPRDAELIRNALVHPRDAELIRNVTSGRSSRWTVKTWNFLLV; this is encoded by the exons ATGCGCAACATGCTGTCCAAGCTGCAGATCACCTGCGACAATGCTGGCTTCGGTTGCACCGCCGTGCTGCGCCTCGACCAGCTGCAGTCGCACCTCAGGGACTGCCAGCACAACCCCAAGAGGCCCTTCCAGTGCGAGCAGGGCTGTGG ACTGGAGATGCCTAAAGACGAAGTGTCCAGCCACAACTGCATCAAACACCTGCGCAGCGTGGTGCAGCAACAGCAGGGCAAGGTCACCGACCTGGACAAGACTGCTGCTGAACACAAGCACCAGCTAGCAGAGcag aAACGGGACATCCAGCTGTTGAAGGCATACATGAGAGCCATCCGCAGTGCCAACCCAAACCTGCAGAACCTCGAAGAGACCATTGAGTACAATGAGATCCTGGA GTGGGTGAACTCCCTCCAGCCAGTGCGCGTCACCCGCTGGGGCGGTATGATCTCGACACCGGACGCTGTCCTCCAGGCGGTCATCAAGCGCTCACTCATTGACAGTGGCTGCCCGCTTTCCATCGTCAACGACCTGATCGAGAACGCCCACGAGAGGAACTGGCCCGCCGGCCTGGCCACGCTGGAGACGCGGCAGATGAACCGGCGCTACTATGAGAATTACGTGGCCAAGCGTATCCCCGGGAAACAAGCAGTGGTGGTGATGGCCTGTGAGAACCAGCATATGG ACCTTGTTCATCCTCGCGATGCGGAGCTAATCAGGAATGCCCTTGTTCATCCTCGGGATGCGGAGCTAATCAGGAATGCCCTTGTTCATCCTCGGGATGCGGAGCTAATCAGGAATGCCCTTGTTCATCCTCGGGATGCGGAGCTAATCAGGAATGCCCTTGTTCATCCTCGGGATGCGGAGCTAATCAGGAATGTCACTTCTGGTAGGAGTAGTAGATGGACAGTGAAGACTTGGAACTTTCTTTTGGTTTGA
- the LOC124030930 gene encoding E3 ubiquitin-protein ligase NRDP1-like isoform X2, translating into MGYDVTRFQGEVDEDLLCPICSGVLEEPVQAPHCEHAFCNACITQWFSQQQICPVDRSVVTLAHLRPVPRIMRNMLSKLQITCDNAGFGCTAVLRLDQLQSHLRDCQHNPKRPFQCEQGCGLEMPKDEVSSHNCIKHLRSVVQQQQGKVTDLDKTAAEHKHQLAEQKRDIQLLKAYMRAIRSANPNLQNLEETIEYNEILEWVNSLQPVRVTRWGGMISTPDAVLQAVIKRSLIDSGCPLSIVNDLIENAHERNWPAGLATLETRQMNRRYYENYVAKRIPGKQAVVVMACENQHMGEDMILEPGLVMIFAHGVEEIL; encoded by the exons CTGCGAGCACGCCTTCTGCAATGCCTGCATCACCCAGTGGTTCTCCCAGCAGCAGATATGCCCCGTGGACCGCAGCGTGGTGACGCTGGCCCACCTGCGCCCCGTGCCCCGCATCATGCGCAACATGCTGTCCAAGCTGCAGATCACCTGCGACAATGCTGGCTTCGGTTGCACCGCCGTGCTGCGCCTCGACCAGCTGCAGTCGCACCTCAGGGACTGCCAGCACAACCCCAAGAGGCCCTTCCAGTGCGAGCAGGGCTGTGG ACTGGAGATGCCTAAAGACGAAGTGTCCAGCCACAACTGCATCAAACACCTGCGCAGCGTGGTGCAGCAACAGCAGGGCAAGGTCACCGACCTGGACAAGACTGCTGCTGAACACAAGCACCAGCTAGCAGAGcag aAACGGGACATCCAGCTGTTGAAGGCATACATGAGAGCCATCCGCAGTGCCAACCCAAACCTGCAGAACCTCGAAGAGACCATTGAGTACAATGAGATCCTGGA GTGGGTGAACTCCCTCCAGCCAGTGCGCGTCACCCGCTGGGGCGGTATGATCTCGACACCGGACGCTGTCCTCCAGGCGGTCATCAAGCGCTCACTCATTGACAGTGGCTGCCCGCTTTCCATCGTCAACGACCTGATCGAGAACGCCCACGAGAGGAACTGGCCCGCCGGCCTGGCCACGCTGGAGACGCGGCAGATGAACCGGCGCTACTATGAGAATTACGTGGCCAAGCGTATCCCCGGGAAACAAGCAGTGGTGGTGATGGCCTGTGAGAACCAGCATATGGGTGAGGACATGATCCTGGAGCCAGGCCTGGTCATGATCTTCGCCCACGGGGTGGAGGAGATACTATGA